A stretch of the Vitis vinifera cultivar Pinot Noir 40024 chromosome 16, ASM3070453v1 genome encodes the following:
- the LOC100853262 gene encoding putative disease resistance protein RGA1, with protein MAESFLFSIADNVLGKIGSVTLQEIGLAWGVKTELQKLEATLTAIKSVLLDAEEKQWKDRQLRDWLGKLKHVCYDVEDVLDEFRYQALQRQVVSHGSLKTKEIHSE; from the exons ATGGCTGAATCGTTTTTGTTTAGCATCGCAGACAACGTTCTGGGGAAGATCGGCTCTGTCACTCTCCAAGAAATTGGCTTAGCATGGGGCGTCAAGACTGAACTGCAAAAGCTGGAAGCCACCTTAACCGCTATCAAATCCGTCCTCCTGGATGCTGAGGAGAAGCAGTGGAAGGATCGACAGCTACGTGATTGGTTGGGAAAGCTCAAACATGTGTGCTATGATGTGGAAGATGTGCTCGATGAATTTCGGTACCAAGCTTTGCAGCGCCAAGTGGTGAGTCATGGCAGCCTTAAAACAAAG GAGATCCACTCAGAGTGA